The following are encoded together in the Vigna angularis cultivar LongXiaoDou No.4 chromosome 9, ASM1680809v1, whole genome shotgun sequence genome:
- the LOC128193902 gene encoding uncharacterized protein LOC128193902 gives MDRSWIKSKRTTEEYERGVEQFIEFATRNVANNNGRFYCPCVNCLNERRLPIAVIREHVLCDGFLRSYTKWTWHGELVEVPIAHVSQTEAEEVDLVMEDGLEQMIRDVGDDVFARSHMYQTLCSDAKMPLYSGCIKYTKLSAILKLFNVKARNGWSDKSFTELLEKEYEKLHHCPHCGLSRYKQKDGDFEDDVRKGVPAKVLWYLPIIPRFKRLFANVKDAKLIRWHVDERKRDGQIRHPADCSQWQTINSMFPYFGNDPRNLRLGLATDGMNPYGNLSSRHSSWPVMLVIYNLPPWLCMKRKYVMLSLMVSGPRQPGNDIDVYLSPLVEDLKMLWEEGVDVFDGYAGSTFKLHAMLFCTINDFPAYGNLSGYSTKGHKACPICEEGTCHHQLKHGKKTVYIGHRRFLSANHPFRKLKKAFNGCQENEIAPTPLSGLEVYERVKDINVVLGKTKKQATTTNIWKKRSIFFDLPYWRMLDVRHCIDVMHVEKNVCDSIIGTLLNIQGKTKDGMKSRLDLVEMGIREQLAPQSHGKRTYLPPACHTLSKQEKRSFCEFLHGVKVPYGYSSNVKRLVSMKDLKLLGLKSHDCHVLMQQLLPVAIRGILPKNIRYALTRLCFFFNAICSKVFEPAWLDYLENEAKVILCELEMYFPPSFFDIMVHLIVHLVREIRLCGPVFLRWMYPIERYMKILKRYVKNQYRPEASIVERYIAEEAIEFCT, from the exons ATGGACCGAAGTTGGATAAAATCTAAACGAACAACCGAAGAATATGAGAGAGGAGTGGAACAATTTATTGAGTTTGCTACGAGGAATGTAGCAAATAataatggaagattttattgtCCATGTGTGAATTGCTTGAACGAGCGGAGACTACCCATTGCAGTAATACGAGAGCATGTTTTGTGTGATGGGTTCCTAAGGAGCTACACCAAGTGGACATGGCATGGTGAATTAGTAGAAGTGCCAATAGCACATGTGTCTCAAACTGAAGCAGAAGAAGTGGATTTGGTTATGGAAGATGGTTTGGAGCAAATGATTCGTGATGTTGGAGATGATGTCTTTGCACGATCACATATGTATCAAACTTTGTGTAGTGATGCAAAAATGCCTTTGTATTCAGGGTGCATTAAGTACACTAAATTGTCGgcaatattaaaactatttaatgtGAAGGCAAGAAATGGGTGGAGTGATAAGAGTTTCACCGAATTGCTTGA GAAGGAATATGAAAAGTTACATCACTGTCCACATTGTGGGTTATCAAGATACAAGCAAAAAGATGGTGACTTCGAAGATGATGTGAGGAAGGGTGTTCCAGCAAAGGTGTTGTGGTATCTTCCCATAATTCCAAGGTTTAAAAGATTATTTGCTAATGTCAAAGATGCAAAACTCATTAGATGGCATGTAGATGAACGTAAAAGAGATGGTCAAATAAGACATCCAGCTGATTGTAGTCAATGGCAGACAATAAATTCAATGTTTCCATATTTTGGAAATGATCCAAGAAACCTTAGACTTGGACTTGCTACAGATGGAATGAACCCGTACGGTAACTTGAGTAGTAGACATAGCTCATGGCCTGTCATGTTAGTGATCTACAACTTACCGCCTTGGTTGTGCATGAAACGTAAATACGTCATGTTATCTTTAATGGTTTCTGGTCCACGACAACCAGGAAAcgacattgatgtttatttaaGCCCGCTAgttgaagatttgaaaatgttgtgggaGGAAGGCGTTGATGTGTTCGACGGGTACGCAGGCTCCACTTTTAAGttgcatgccatgttattttgtaCAATCAATGACTTTCCAGCATATGGTAATTTGAGTGGGTATAGCAcaaagggtcataaagcatgccCTATATGTGAAGAAGGCACATGTCACCATCAACTTAAGCATGGAAAGAAAACGGTTTACATTGGACATCGAAGATTTCTTAGTGCAAACCATCCTTttcgtaaattaaaaaaagcatttaatggatgTCAAGAAAATGAAATAGCTCCAACGCCTTTAAGTGGATTAGAAGTATATGAACGTGTAAAGGACATAAATGTTGTGCTTGGCAAGACAAAAAAGCAAGCCACAACTACAAACATATGGAAGAAAAGATCAATCTTCTTTGATCTCCCATATTGGAGGATGCTTGATGTGAGACATTGtatagatgtcatgcatgtagAGAAAAATGTGTGTGATAGTATTATTGGAACACTCCTTAATATTCAAGGCAAGACAAAAGATGGTATGAAGAGTCGCTTGGACTTGGTTGAAATGGGAATAAGAGAACAATTAGCTCCACAATCTCATGGCAAACGAACATACTTGCCTCCAGCATGTCACACATTATCTAAACAAGAAAAGAGAAGTTTCTGTGAGTTTTTACATGGTGTGAAAGTTCCGTATGGTTACTCTTCCAATGTGAAACGACTTGTATCTATGAAGGATTTAAAATTACTTGGGTTAAAatctcatgattgtcatgttTTAATGCAACAACTCCTACCAGTGGCGATTCGAGGAATATTGCCTAAGAATATTAGATATGCATTAACTAGATTATGCTTCTTTTTTAATGCCATTTGTAGTAAAGTTTTTGAGCCTGCATGGTTGGACTATTTGGAGAATGAGGCTAAAGTTATATTATGTGAGTTGGAAATGTATTTCCCTCCatcattttttgatatcatggttcacTTGATTGTACATTTAGTAAGGGAAATTAGACTTTGTGGACCTGTGTTCTTGCGATGGATGTACCCAATTGAGCGATACATGAAGATATTGAAAAGGTACGTCAAGAACCAATATCGTCCTGAAGCATCAATtgttgaaagatatattgcaGAGGAAGCTATTGAGTTTTGTACATAA